TTGTGGTTTGTCTGTAGTCCCTTCTTATGGTCAGAAGTTCATAGAAGGTAGAGATTTTTAGGAAGAATGCATTATAACGAGTGAAGATTTCTTGCAATAAGGACAAGAGCATCCGATTTAACATTAACTGGAATAAAGTGGATTCTGAGAATTTCTCAGGTTGATTAAGACACCATTGCCTATACTTTGGAGTCAAATTAATGaaataagaaaaaggaaagatcatggatggaaaagaaaatttggaaattAGAATTGAAAATATTAGTAAACAATTCTGCTTGAAGTATCAACTTTATATGAGGTGGCCCCCCACCCCCATTCTGTTTAGTCGATTGAACAATATTAAAACTAAATCCGTAATCATCTCCAAGGTATTTCATTGTTGTGGTCTCTTGACCTTTGGTGTCTTTCTCCAGAAGTTGGTTTGATGGACATGTTATAGTTGTCTTCATTTTCTGTTGCAAAATTTCCTCCTCTCACTGCAACTGGTTTACCTATCAAATGACAGGGTGCCAAAAGTTGCAGGCAGCATTCTGGAAAATCATTGTGAATTTAGGTATGAGTGAATAATTAACTATGCTAGGACAGAAACTACTTCAGATTACAGATTACAGTAGCCAAGAGCTGAGGACTTTTACTGCAGTGCCACATGTCAGAGATGCACGAGAGACAAAATTTATGCATCTGCAGGCACTTCAACTTGTTAGATGCCTGTGCACCGAAGTATCAAAGTTGGATTATGCAACAGCTGCATCATTTTTTCAACAGCCAATCATTGTTGGGGCAAGTTTTGGGAATAATGTGATTGTTGAAGAGATTTTGCATTCGTTTCCGCCAGcaatttggtcaaggaaccatgaGGGGCACAATATATTCATGACGGCTGTTGCCAACCGTAGGGAGGGCATCTTTAACCTCTTGTATCAGATGAGTGGGCATAAACGGTTGGCTCTGCGTCTTGTAGATAACAAGATGAACAACATCTTGCATTTGGCTGGTAAGTTAGCACCTACTGCTCAACTTAATCTTGTATCTGGTGCAGCGCTACAGATGCAGCGTGAGCTACAGTGGTACAAGGTAAACAGTTTCTCTGCACACTAAACGTCATAGGTGTTATTTATCTCAAGCACACTGTAAATTGGACTGGTTTCTACAGAACCAACATAAGTTATTTTTAGGAGTGGGGAAGCCATGAATCAAATTTTCACACGGTGGGCAGTTAAAATTGAGCCTATTTTCAActgatttctttattttcctgcATAGGAAGTGGAAAAACATGTGCTCCCAGAATCGAAGGCTCACAAAAACTCCAGTGGAAGAACTCCAGCAGTGGAATTTTCCGTGGAACACAAAGACTTGGTTAAAGAAGGAGAGAAATGGATGAAAGATGCAGCAAACTCTTGTACGGTTTCAGCAACTCTTATTGCTACAATAGCTTTTGCAGCATCCATTACTGTGCCTGGGGGCAACAATGGAGACACTGGCAGCCCCATTTTTTCCAATGATCTAGCATTTAATATCTTCGCTGCTGCTGATGCTCTCTCACTGTTCTCTTCCACTGCTTCCCTCCTAATGTTTCTGTCCATCCTCACAGCACGATATGCAGAAGTTGATTTTCTCTACTCCCTTCCTAGGAGGTTAATAATAGGTCTTGTCACCCTATTCATCTCTATAACAACCATGATGATAGCCTTTAGTGCCACCATCTACCTTGTTTTTGGTGATAAAAGGGCATGGACAATTGTCCCAATAGCTGCAATTGCTTGTCTTCCTGTGACCTTGTTTGCAACTTTGCAATTTCCACTCCTGATGGACATGATTCGATCCACTTACTGCCCTGGATGTTTTGGTAAGCGAAGTGAAGATCTTCTCTTTTAAATCGATAAGGTGGCATCCTGTTTAATACTTTGTTCTGTACGTCAAGACTGACTACGAGGCACGGAGATTCGTTGATTAGCTAATTACCCATTACCCAAGAATGTATATTTTTCTCAAGGCGATTGTCATTTGCTTAAAGTTGCACGTATATCTGTTTGACTGAATTATAACACATCAAGGAAGAGCATGTGCATGTTGCCTGCGATCATGAAGCCTTCCTTCTGTCAAGGATCATCACCGCTTTCGTCCCAAGATATTATGAGCCTTCATCGATTTAGGGGAACATTGAGTTTCCTTTCCTCTTGTTGGGAGTCTGTAAGAACATAGGACCAAAATGAACAGCTTGTATGCAGCATACAATAGATTGATTATCAGCTATCCGTCAGATGATCCGGGCCAAGGCCGTATGCCATATTACTATTTTATCTGAGAAGTTCTCAATGATGTGAGAATTTTCAGTTGTCTTCCAGGTCTTCCGATATACAGAGGGGATGATCATGGTACAAAATGAGATGACAGGAACCACATGTGCCATGACAATGGTAATGGTAATGAGCGAATTTTATGATTGTTTTACCTCGAAAGTTGTCAAATTGTTTTACCCCGAAAGTTGTCAAACTCTGCAATATTTAGCACTTGTTTGTCGGATCTACTCCTTTTACCAGCAATTGTGTACAATGATCGTCATGTTAAACAATTGCATTCCAGTGAAAATGTCCTATTCAGGTCAAATTCTATATTCCATGGTTGGGCACCTGCTAGTTTCTGCATGACCACTATGAAGTGCTCCACCTATCATAGTTTGATTGTTCCTATCAGTGCTTCTCTTACTTTCATGAAAAAAGTTATCATGTcaaattagtttacaaaaaCATATTAATTTGAAGAGTAGATGTATTGGAGGCATCCTCAGTGGAGACTTCATCAACTCGCTTGGACATCCTTCACTAGTTTATCTCGCCAAAAAGAATGTGATAACTTCTGCACGGATGGCAAATGTAGCATGAACCATTTCCATCCCCACCATGATATCCTGCTCAAAATATAATTCCTCCATGGATTTTGGCttaagaagaaggaaaaaaaaaaaaaagcagcggTAGAGTTCTAGGTTGCAGAACTACACTCCTGCACGTTTGGTAATATATATGTTGCAGTAACCATACATAAATGCTAGAGCCAGGTGCGAGTTGATTTTATACAATAAGcattttaaaacaaaaacaaaataaaggtaTATGATAACTGATGTGCTACATGATTTTGAAGTGCCaacaaaagaataaaacttaATATTCACAAATTATTGCAGAAACTGAGCTCTGCTTTTCTTACCAAATATGCTTGGGCCATATGTTGACTTGATCATATCCTTCATAACAGGATATTGCAAGGACATAAACAAGGTCAATGGGAAACAGACTAATACAGAAAGCGGGATTATGGTCAAGGACTTTTGACGCGCAAAGACAATGTATATTGCAGCACCAAATGCTATCATGAGCGTTGCTAGGGAAAGGAACAATGTGACAAGTCCAATAATCAACTTATTCGGTAGGAAGTATAGAAAATCAGCTTCAGCACAGCGCGAATTCAGAATGAACAAAAACATGATTACTGAAgttgaagatgaaaataaagAGAGCGCGTTTGAAATGGCAAAGCAGATAAAAGCACCATTTTTAGCGAATATTGGATGTCCGTTGTCAGGAATGCTGCCACCTGGTACAGTTATGGCTGAGGTGCATACAACTGTAGCAATCAGCACTGCAACAAATGTACATGATTTTGCTGTGTCTTTCAGCCAATTTTGTCCTTCTGAAATCAAGTCCTTGTGTTCCTCAGTAAATACCATCCCGGGGGTTTTACCATCAACATTTTCCTTCACTTTATAGCTGGGCTGGACAAACTTTTCGACTTCCTGCATGGAAACCTCAAGCTTCAGACAAGGCATACTGTGACCTATTTTAAGAtctaatgcacttccaaatATCTAACTCAAGTGCATCTAACGACAATGTGGTGTGCAGTGACCTAAAACATCAGTCACCTTGTACCACTGTAATTCTCGCTGCATCTGCAAAGCTGCACCACTGACAAGATTAAGTTGATCAGGAGGTGCCAACTTTCCAGCTAAATGCAAGATATTGTTTTTGTACTTATCAATATTCTGTGTCACCAAATGTGAATGCTCATCCTTTTCATATAGAATGTTAAAAATAGATTCATGCCGGTTCATAACGGCCAGTTGGAATAAATCATGGCCGTCTTGGTCTAAAGACCAAATTGCACTAGGAAATGACTTCAATGTTTCTGCTACAACCTCGTAAACTCCCAGTCTTGCCCCCAGAATGATTGCTGGTTTAAATATTCTGGCAGATATTGAGTTGTCAACTTGCACATCTTCCATGCATAAGCATTTTACCAGTTCAACCGCTTGATGATGCATCAACTTTATGTTTTGTATATGTTTAACATATGGCACTGCCCAAAAAAgtacaaaataagaaagaacaATTGCATGAGCAACGGTTTTATGTAAAAAAGAAGTTCTCACGGTTTACTATATGCAACAGCTTATGCACGATACCTATCCTTCTGATGACTTCccaaaattttgaatgaaaCTTTTGGCACCCTGCACAACAAAACTAGAAATGTCAAAACCATATGTTATTCCTGTTAACCAGAAGGCATCCATGTATGATTAAATGGCATGTAATACATGGATGGTGAATGAGATTTTGTAACGTATATCAATATCCAAATTGCTTGATCAGAGCATAAATATCCATGAATTAATGGCATACATTGAACAGGAAACTTTGACATACCATATAAGAGTAGGTTGCTTGACTTCTTAGATTGGTTTTCAATATCTTGTCTTTCGTTCTGATCAAAGGGCTTCTCTAACTTTTCTGGAGCACCTTCACAATGAATAAGGTAAAACGTGCTTCCTTTAGCATACAAATCAAACCACAATCATATTCTGGCCTTTCAGAGCATTAAAAACCAGAAGGGAGAAAATATGTGTTTGGTGCCTAAGTTTCCTTTTATCTAGCATGAAGCAGCTTCTGGATTACTCAACCACGGTTCTTATGGTTGAGTAACAAGAAATCGTTATTTTGTAATGATATTGCATGTTGGTCAGTAAGTTGGATATTATTTTCTGAATCTCTCCAATGTATACCGTATTTTCAGACATCCAATCCACTTAATGTGGTAAAATGCCTTCTTTTACATATTAGCATAAGCTTAAATCTCCCACTTCTAACTTGCTCCATTGTTTTTCTCTATTAAAACAGCAAACAACAATTCCCAACACTAAAGCTGaccaaccaagaaaaataaaaattgacaaCTCTCCAAATTCCATTCCTCGTGGAGGATATTGAGATACAACCTTATCTTTAACACATATTCCCTAGAGGCCTgcttttttaccaatttttagGGAACCACCCCACTCATATAACTTCTAATCCAGTATCATGCTTGCAAGTAAACTTTAAGAAAAAAGTGTACATTTATGTATTACATATTTGTGCAATGTGTGAGGAAGATGAACTTCCTAGACGCAAAATATCTATAAGAAAAAAGTGTACATTTATGTATTTCGAAGCCTACCTTTGGAAACACAGAATATCTATAAGATATATAGTTCATCTGAGATGGGAAAAAGAACATCACTTCTAGTGGCATCTGTATCTGTGCAGACATGGGAGCCTAGTGGTCTATAACTATAGCTGTTAATGAAAGACAATGATAATGCAATCTACATGAAGTAGTTGAAATCTTAAAGATAATCTGTCAGTATTATTATAGaatttagaaaaacaaaaacaagctAGTGAAACTGCAACCAGCAAGGTACTTTGAAAACTGTGAGATCTGAGACCACAATGAATAATTCTTTGTAAGTACAGCACAACAGATGATTGTGTTCCTAGCAGCACAAGATGACCAAGCAAGTTTGGGAGCTAAAAGACATGGACCAAGTGATAAATTGGAGTTCAGTAAATGTGGCATAATCTCTTAATTAAGAACTCACTGAActcactgaaaaaaaaaaaaaagaactcacTGAACTAAGTTCCAACTTTTAACTAGGGATATCAAGAGGCGGCAAATTATAGATGGATGAAACAGGAGTTAGAGACTAACAAAAATAGATTACTTGCTGGAAAAAACTTAAGCTTGTTCCACTTGGAAATGCTGAAGGTTTTCCAGCTATGATACTCAATGGTGTATTCCCTCCAGGAGATATAGTTGTAGCCAGCTTAGGATAGCTTCGAAGCAGATCCAGAGCCACATCTGCAAGAGTTCACAGACATTGATAAAAACAGATAAAACATGACCCAACTCCATGATCCAGTGAGAATGGCAACTTTGCTCTACACGTAAACCAATGAGATTGAAAGGCTAATTCATACTCCAACCACTTGAAGTAGGGAATGTTCAGTACTCACCATAGAATCCTGATGTTACAACAACATTCAGGAGAGTGATCCCAGATTGACCAACAAAAGGGCTAGGTTCAGCATCATTGCGTGTCACCGTTAACAAGTAGATTAGCGTCTCCTTGTGGCTGAACAAAGCAGCCAAATGGAGAGGTAATAATTTTGTATCACTCCAAACGTAAGGCAAATCAGGATCTCGGTTCACCAACAATTTAGCTGCCTCAGTATTGCCGCATCTGGCGGCCAAGTGAAGGGCTGTCTCATTGAATTTGTTTGTCACAGAGAGAGCATTTGGAGGCATCAGCCTCACTAGCTCATCCACAAACCGATATGCTTCATTTCTCCCAACAGCTATGTGAAGTGCCGTCTCATGATTCTTCGCGATTATGGCTGTGACAGCTTCTGGATTAATATCAAAGAACTTTCTTGCAGCGTCCCAATCACCCCTTATTGCAGCTTTGTATAGAGGAAGGTAGAAATTCATGTCTTTTTCTGTCATATTTTCCCTTCTCATCAGCATAAAATAATACTAGTACTATAATACAAATGCCACTAGGCCCACTACCATTACCTAAATCTGTTAGTTAGGCTAAAATTCAGAATTAAGATGACTGTGGAGCAGCATACAAGAAGAGAGTCTTGAACTTACCACCCACGCTGCTACTGCTGATCGTCTCTGCTGACTGTGTTGATGAAGAGGCCATGGACACGAGAAGAACTGAAGAAATTATAACGTGCAAAGGTAGCAAAGTCGGTGTTTATCCAAATTATCTAGCTTGGAATGGATCAACTTGAATGTCCAAAGCCAGTCACCCCGGAATTTTGGTCTTCGTTTCCAATGTGAAGTACTCGTGCAGTCTTTCCTATTCCTCTGCTgtgaatttctttctttctggaaAATTGGATATGCAGCATGGTCTattcacacaaaaaaaaaattagaaaaaagagGCCTTTTTGACTGGAAATACGGCCGTACATAGCATTAAATTCTCCTTCACGAAGTTGGTACTAGATTTGACAATGATAATATTTAGTACGGGAAGATGATGTCTGGAAAGGAAAAACTGTAAAGGGGTGTAATCGGCAAATCAAGAACATTACCATAGGAAAGGAAGGGGAGATATACCgattttttttgttaacttGTTTTCTTGCTCCAATTTCGGCGTCATCAATTTCTAGCAACATCCTTAGCTGGACAATTCAGTTTCAGTTTATCTATTGGATGATTAATACTACGATCAATTAATGCCGTAACCACTACCGTACAAGCAATATAAGGTAAGACTGTAAAAGGGCCGCAAGTAATCGACGGGTGCGATTGAACTAGCAAAGATTCAAGAAGACCCAAAAATGCTAAAAACTTGGGCAGGTAGTTTGCGAGGTTCAGGCATGGATCAGTTAAAGCGCTAGTTAAAGATGTCAGCAAGGCATTGGATTCCATTGCTGATTTTTCTTGTGCCCCGTTCTCATTCTCAACAAGCTAaatcaaatcaataaaatttggTTCCAACTAAAATTTTTACATTACTTTTAAGATCAATTCAATAAAATTTAGTTCCAATCTAAATGTCTGACCTTATTTTATCTTGAATCTATTACGTGAtccatatataattatttttttatgagTAAAATGTTAGATCTCATTTGTAGTTAGACAAATGGCGTGATCAATATTCATTTTTACCTCTAAACAAATAGGATCTAATATGAAATATATTTAGTTTTTCTCCTAAAAAAATGGTATTTGACATCACAATATGTATTCATTTTTTGCCATTAAAAAGGTGGAatgtgatatttttgaatataaaaaataactatATGTGGATCACATGATAATTTTATGTTAAAAAGTGGTCAGTTCTAGCCcattttggattgctattttctatCATTGTTGTAGAAAATGTATTACAGTAATTTTatatatttgaaataaaaaatttattcgtgaaaaatgtaaaaaaaatttcggaaaaacacttttttgcctttggttttctttcattttctgtGATATCTGATCGAACTCTTTCGAGACAAAGCATCAGCAGAAACAGCAGCTCCACAGCATCACAACGCTCTTTCGTAAGGCTAACATTCGCAAATGCGCCAATAGATCTTCGTTTCCAGTGACATcagcaaaagcaaaaaataatTACTTCCATTGTTGGAATCTGAAAAATAATTACTTTCAGTAGAAACAACATGGAACTCCTTAACTTGGGGAGCCAAATTCGAGACAACCAATCTCATTTCTTCAACAGCTTGGCTGAATTTGTCAGCAAGTATAGAAATACTCGAACTTTCATCAATAAAAGCAAACCCAACGCCAAAGACAGGCAATGATCTATCTTTGCTTGCATCAAAATTCTCCTGTGCTTTCATTTGCATCTCATGAACAAACTGAAGAGCCACCCTCGAAGAAGGGCCCCGTAGAAGGTGACGAGGACGTTGTCAGAGGGCGAAATCAGAGCATTAGAAGTGACGGCGAACCTAAACTTCTCGTAAAGGTTGCTTCGGAAACAATCTCCACAGAAGCGGCTGCTATCGCTAGAACCACTACCGCCACCACCTCCACCGGTAACTTGAGCTGAGgcagaggaggaggagaaggccGCTGCCATAGATTCTTTAAGCTTGCATTTGATGCAAAAGGCGGAATCCGAGTTCTTGCCATTGGATAAGAGCTACTGGGTGGACTCAGTAGCCACAACCGACGGCGGCTGTGGAAATTGATCATCTACTTTGTCGCCGTTGTCTTCACTGTAGCAACCGCCGGATTGGCAGGTTGCCGAATTGCAAGCCATCACACAAATAGTAGCACAAAACCCAGCAGAGGAGCACGGGCATACCCTGGGTTAATAATGCTTGTGGAGTTTCTTCTGGCTTCTGGTGGCTAAATATCGATCACTGCCCAAGATTATTATTTACCACTCGAAGCTAAAAGCCGCATCAACGATGCTATAGTTGCACACTGACGTCTACCTATCACCGTTTGGGTTGCTCTATTCAGTTGAAATAATGTGTAGTAGGCTCTTTACCTTTGATTTTCCAAAACGGCATAATAACCTCTATCAATAATATAAAGTTAGACAAGGGTATTCAACTTGATACCGGTAACTCAGTCGGTTCAGAAAGTAATTTTTACTTTAGTTATGAAGTTGAGAGAATTTATGTGGAGGTTTTTAAACAATAGGAGGTAAGATATTTTTTCGCGAAATCACAAGGAAATTGTATTTTACcctaaattttaatattaacgGTATAAATTACCGCTCCATCAAAGATTTGGAAATAGGAGAAGAGAAATATATTTATCACCATCCCAattaggaaaacaaaatttatactTCCTCCGTCTCGTATATTTAGTCATATTTGGGAATATGTGCCTTTTATACATAGTGCACTCTACAAAAAAaagttttcttttgctcttaAATTATGAGATGGTCAaagtaaaaaatagaaaataattacATCACATTTGTCTTTATACATcattaataaataatataagtaacattttaatatataaaataGTTAGAAATATCAAACACAACAAATATTTTGAAacagcaaaaaaagaaaagtacaaCGCCTTTCAATTAGATGAAAGGAGTGATTGGTACGCTACATCACACATGCGTTCACATCCAGGTAGCCCGTCTTGTCTGGTTGAGAATGTGACCTGCTCATtgataatatggatgatttcagaaacctcccctaaagtTTCTAACACTTTCACTGACATCTTCTaaagttctcaaaatttcacttaTCTCCCTTGATAGAAAATTGGGCTTCTTTGTTGACATCATAAGGGTCAAAATTACTAGTATGTCCTATGAATTTGGGGTTTATTACTATTGTTTAGTTGGAAAAAAAGGCATCCAAAGTAGTTAATTAAACTTAATAGCAATAACACAATTTTGATGGCTAATGCATGAATTAAACCTGGATTAGTGAGTAAGGTGGCAATTGAGTTGCAATAATAGCGCCATTTTTGTGCCTACTATGATTTGATAAGGAGATGGGATCACTTACATGATATTCTAATCATATAAAGTGCAAGGGAAGAAATATATAGGAAGAAacagaggaaaaaagaagaacaaaaactTGGAAAAAATTGTATTAAACTAGTGCTCCTGATATGCGTTGAAGTAACAACAACATAGTGAAGAATCTTCTTGTCTTGAAATAGTTGCAACTATAGCAATACATGTACGAATTTCTTTGTTACTTTAACTTTCCTGTACTAGTGTTGCTTGATCAACCATACCACTTTCGATTGTTGTTGAAGTCTTgatattaaatattcaaattgTTTGTTACGTGGATTTTTGAGTTGATCATTGGCACTTAACTCAAGATATTGCATATTATGTGTGTTAACTGAAATTTTGAATTGATCGCAATGTTGAAATCTTGTGCTACATGTATACCGTGAAGATTGGTTGATCATAATAATTCTTATGTTAACGAAAGTTGTATAGCATGCTGCTAAGTTTATCATTCAAAAACTTACAGCAAAGAATGATAATAGTTTGAGGGTGTAGAGGTAGTTAAACTGTTTTATATACTATTGCCACTTGAAACAAAAAATTGACCTTTGTAATTTCTGCGCCAAATAACTGTTGCAAGGCAAATCTGCTAAGTTTTACAAGTATTCTAATAATTTAATCTTCTATTGATACAAGGAGCAAAACGGCATCCACGGAATAAAAATATCTTCACACACATGCAAATAAGTAATATCATTTGGACTGCATTGTTACGGAAAATTCAAAAGTAAGGGAGGTCAGGTGACATTTTGAGAACTTCAAAAGATGTCAGTAAAAGTGCAAGAAACCTCCCTGATGTTTCTGAAATTACCCCTTGATAATAAGTGCTGGAAGGATCCAACAAAAACTACGACCCTACGCCCCACCAACGAGACTATAACACCAAATAAAAAAGCATAAATTACTAAATCCACTACACTCCTCCCACCCACTAGCGCGGCTGCACCTAAGAAGAAGAATAATTGAGAGTCAATCAAAGCTCGAGGAAAGTTCCCCGtttagctaattaactaactaaggCTTTGACAGACTATCCATTCCTTTCCTATAGTGCACTTTTCCCTTAATTAATACACGATTCATTCGTTTCCCACAATGCACTTCTCCCatgattaatataattaattactatCCTTACTATTTGACTAATAGTACTAATACTTGCTCAAtcccaatttttttaaaatttttttattaatcgTTCAAGACCTCTTACTTATAACTTATctctttttattatttaataCGGCCATCCTCTATCCTTCATACTAAATTATTTCTCACATTTTAAAATCTctaactttaaaaaaataatgattTAATGGTAATGTTAGTAGATTTGCTTACATAATTgctcttttaaaattaaattttaaatttaatttaatcaagatcttttacttataatttatctctttttattatataatacGGCCCTCCTCCATCATTCACACTAAATTATTTCTCACATTTTAAAATCTctaactttaaaaaaataatgattTAATGGTAATGTTAGTAGATTTG
The Coffea arabica cultivar ET-39 chromosome 6c, Coffea Arabica ET-39 HiFi, whole genome shotgun sequence genome window above contains:
- the LOC113691558 gene encoding uncharacterized protein isoform X2, which codes for MASSSSASEINNSSTSPEPGPLMRLLLNAKDQSPSQPTPLEKKEPEKDLNWYLPLYKASLQGDWESAREFFNRDPDAVTAKITHSLETVLHIAVGTVMAINFVKELLELIQPEILPSLRDQAGQTPLHYAAIFGNVEAAKLLVNRSPAMTNAPSNTGFLPIHLAAGYANKDAVSYLLTVTRDDIQPNPFRDESGAELLNLMIIAEFYDLALYMIQLYPGLATAKSPAGNSALSIIARKDLSVSGGSSVKIWETFLYSPYFWNLYEHPKRKYPDNPDIGCQSCARICCCIRKLNFCGLSVVPSYGQKFIEGCQKLQAAFWKIIVNLVPHVRDARETKFMHLQALQLVRCLCTEVSKLDYATAASFFQQPIIVGASFGNNVIVEEILHSFPPAIWSRNHEGHNIFMTAVANRREGIFNLLYQMSGHKRLALRLVDNKMNNILHLAGKLAPTAQLNLVSGAALQMQRELQWYKEVEKHVLPESKAHKNSSGRTPAVEFSVEHKDLVKEGEKWMKDAANSCTVSATLIATIAFAASITVPGGNNGDTGSPIFSNDLAFNIFAAADALSLFSSTASLLMFLSILTARYAEVDFLYSLPRRLIIGLVTLFISITTMMIAFSATIYLVFGDKRAWTIVPIAAIACLPVTLFATLQFPLLMDMIRSTYCPGCFGKRSEDLLF
- the LOC113691558 gene encoding uncharacterized protein isoform X1, producing the protein MASSSSASEINNSSTSPEPGPLMRLLLNAKDQSPSQPTPLEKKEPEKDLNWYLPLYKASLQGDWESAREFFNRDPDAVTAKITHSLETVLHIAVGTVMAINFVKELLELIQPEILPSLRDQAGQTPLHYAAIFGNVEAAKLLVNRSPAMTNAPSNTGFLPIHLAAGYANKDAVSYLLTVTRDDIQPNPFRDESGAELLNLMIIAEFYDLALYMIQLYPGLATAKSPAGNSALSIIARKDLSVSGGSSVKIWETFLYSRMPAYFWNLYEHPKRKYPDNPDIGCQSCARICCCIRKLNFCGLSVVPSYGQKFIEGCQKLQAAFWKIIVNLVPHVRDARETKFMHLQALQLVRCLCTEVSKLDYATAASFFQQPIIVGASFGNNVIVEEILHSFPPAIWSRNHEGHNIFMTAVANRREGIFNLLYQMSGHKRLALRLVDNKMNNILHLAGKLAPTAQLNLVSGAALQMQRELQWYKEVEKHVLPESKAHKNSSGRTPAVEFSVEHKDLVKEGEKWMKDAANSCTVSATLIATIAFAASITVPGGNNGDTGSPIFSNDLAFNIFAAADALSLFSSTASLLMFLSILTARYAEVDFLYSLPRRLIIGLVTLFISITTMMIAFSATIYLVFGDKRAWTIVPIAAIACLPVTLFATLQFPLLMDMIRSTYCPGCFGKRSEDLLF
- the LOC113691558 gene encoding uncharacterized protein isoform X5 translates to MASSSSASEINNSSTSPEPGPLMRLLLNAKDQSPSQPTPLEKKEPEKDLNWYLPLYKASLQGDWESAREFFNRDPDAVTAKITHSLETVLHIAVGTVMAINFVKELLELIQPEILPSLRDQAGQTPLHYAAIFGNVEAAKLLVNRSPAMTNAPSNTGFLPIHLAAGYANKDAVSYLLTVTRDDIQPNPFRDESGAELLNLMIIAEFYDLALYMIQLYPGLATAKSPAGMPAYFWNLYEHPKRKYPDNPDIGCQSCARICCCIRKLNFCGLSVVPSYGQKFIEGCQKLQAAFWKIIVNLVPHVRDARETKFMHLQALQLVRCLCTEVSKLDYATAASFFQQPIIVGASFGNNVIVEEILHSFPPAIWSRNHEGHNIFMTAVANRREGIFNLLYQMSGHKRLALRLVDNKMNNILHLAGKLAPTAQLNLVSGAALQMQRELQWYKEVEKHVLPESKAHKNSSGRTPAVEFSVEHKDLVKEGEKWMKDAANSCTVSATLIATIAFAASITVPGGNNGDTGSPIFSNDLAFNIFAAADALSLFSSTASLLMFLSILTARYAEVDFLYSLPRRLIIGLVTLFISITTMMIAFSATIYLVFGDKRAWTIVPIAAIACLPVTLFATLQFPLLMDMIRSTYCPGCFGKRSEDLLF
- the LOC113691558 gene encoding uncharacterized protein isoform X4, producing MASSSSASEINNSSTSPEPGPLMRLLLNAKDQSPSQPTPLEKKEPEKDLNWYLPLYKASLQGDWESAREFFNRDPDAVTAKITHSLETVLHIAVGTVMAINFVKELLELIQPEILPSLRDQAGQTPLHYAAIFGNVEAAKLLVNRSPAMTNAPSNTGFLPIHLAAGYANKDAVSYLLTVTRDDIQPNPFRDESGAELLNLMIIAEFYDLALYMIQLYPGLATAKSPAGNSALSIIARKDLSVSGGSSVKIWETFLYSPYFWNLYEHPKRKYPDNPDIGCQSCARICCCIRKLNFCGCQKLQAAFWKIIVNLVPHVRDARETKFMHLQALQLVRCLCTEVSKLDYATAASFFQQPIIVGASFGNNVIVEEILHSFPPAIWSRNHEGHNIFMTAVANRREGIFNLLYQMSGHKRLALRLVDNKMNNILHLAGKLAPTAQLNLVSGAALQMQRELQWYKEVEKHVLPESKAHKNSSGRTPAVEFSVEHKDLVKEGEKWMKDAANSCTVSATLIATIAFAASITVPGGNNGDTGSPIFSNDLAFNIFAAADALSLFSSTASLLMFLSILTARYAEVDFLYSLPRRLIIGLVTLFISITTMMIAFSATIYLVFGDKRAWTIVPIAAIACLPVTLFATLQFPLLMDMIRSTYCPGCFGKRSEDLLF
- the LOC113691558 gene encoding uncharacterized protein isoform X3, coding for MASSSSASEINNSSTSPEPGPLMRLLLNAKDQSPSQPTPLEKKEPEKDLNWYLPLYKASLQGDWESAREFFNRDPDAVTAKITHSLETVLHIAVGTVMAINFVKELLELIQPEILPSLRDQAGQTPLHYAAIFGNVEAAKLLVNRSPAMTNAPSNTGFLPIHLAAGYANKDAVSYLLTVTRDDIQPNPFRDESGAELLNLMIIAEFYDLALYMIQLYPGLATAKSPAGNSALSIIARKDLSVSGGSSVKIWETFLYSRMPAYFWNLYEHPKRKYPDNPDIGCQSCARICCCIRKLNFCGCQKLQAAFWKIIVNLVPHVRDARETKFMHLQALQLVRCLCTEVSKLDYATAASFFQQPIIVGASFGNNVIVEEILHSFPPAIWSRNHEGHNIFMTAVANRREGIFNLLYQMSGHKRLALRLVDNKMNNILHLAGKLAPTAQLNLVSGAALQMQRELQWYKEVEKHVLPESKAHKNSSGRTPAVEFSVEHKDLVKEGEKWMKDAANSCTVSATLIATIAFAASITVPGGNNGDTGSPIFSNDLAFNIFAAADALSLFSSTASLLMFLSILTARYAEVDFLYSLPRRLIIGLVTLFISITTMMIAFSATIYLVFGDKRAWTIVPIAAIACLPVTLFATLQFPLLMDMIRSTYCPGCFGKRSEDLLF